A single region of the Pontibacter kalidii genome encodes:
- the queA gene encoding tRNA preQ1(34) S-adenosylmethionine ribosyltransferase-isomerase QueA — MKLSEFKFELPESYLATHPSENRDESRMMVIHRDTGKIEHRVFKDILEYFDEGDVMVVNDTKVFPARLYGNKEKTGAKIEVFLLRELNKDIHLWDVLVDPARKIRVGNKLYFGDSDLVAEVIDNTTSRGRTIKFLFDGPDEEFYKTINDLGETPLPKYIKREAEPEDRERYQTVYAKNVGAVAAPTAGLHFTKEVMKRLEIKGVDVEPITLHVGLGTFRPVDVEDLTKHKMDSENFMVPATTAERVNKALDSKKRVCAIGTTTMRALESSVSANSRLKANEGWTDRFIFPPYDFKIANSLLTNFHMPESTLLMMAAAFGGYDLVMKAYEEAIKENYRFFSYGDVMLIL, encoded by the coding sequence ATGAAATTATCCGAATTTAAATTTGAGCTTCCTGAAAGCTACCTTGCCACCCACCCTTCCGAAAACCGAGACGAGTCCCGCATGATGGTGATCCACCGCGACACCGGCAAAATCGAGCACCGCGTTTTTAAAGACATCCTGGAGTATTTTGACGAGGGTGACGTGATGGTGGTGAATGACACCAAGGTGTTTCCGGCGCGCCTGTACGGCAACAAGGAGAAAACAGGGGCTAAGATCGAAGTATTCCTGCTGCGCGAACTCAACAAAGACATCCACCTGTGGGATGTGCTGGTAGACCCGGCCCGCAAGATCCGCGTAGGCAACAAGCTCTACTTCGGCGACAGCGACCTGGTGGCCGAGGTAATTGATAATACCACGTCCCGCGGCCGTACCATCAAGTTCCTGTTCGACGGCCCGGACGAGGAGTTCTACAAAACCATTAACGATCTGGGCGAAACACCGCTTCCGAAGTATATCAAGCGTGAGGCGGAGCCTGAGGACCGTGAGCGCTACCAGACCGTATATGCCAAGAACGTAGGTGCCGTGGCTGCCCCAACCGCAGGCCTGCACTTCACTAAAGAGGTGATGAAGCGCCTGGAGATCAAAGGTGTGGACGTGGAGCCGATCACGCTGCATGTAGGACTGGGTACTTTCCGTCCGGTGGATGTGGAAGACCTGACCAAGCACAAGATGGACTCTGAGAACTTTATGGTGCCTGCCACCACCGCCGAGCGCGTAAACAAGGCGCTGGACAGCAAGAAGCGCGTTTGCGCCATCGGAACTACCACCATGCGTGCCCTGGAGTCCTCGGTATCGGCCAACAGCCGCCTGAAAGCCAACGAAGGCTGGACAGACCGTTTCATCTTCCCTCCCTACGATTTTAAGATCGCCAACAGCCTGCTTACCAACTTTCATATGCCGGAAAGCACCCTATTGATGATGGCAGCTGCTTTCGGCGGGTATGACCTGGTGATGAAGGCGTACGAGGAGGCTATAAAGGAGAACTACCGCTTCTTCAGCTACGGCGACGTGATGCTGATCCTGTAA